The nucleotide sequence TCATCGAGCTGGGCATTACCGCCACCGAGTTCGGTCGCACCTCCATCACGCTGACGTGTGAAGTGCGCAACAAGATCACCCGCAAGAGCATTCTGACGGTGGAAAAAATGGTCTTCGTCAACCTGGGTGAAGATGGCCTGCCCGCGCCCCATGGGCGTACCGAGATCAAATACGTCAAGGATCAGTTTCAGGACGAGGCGCTCGGCCAGTAAGGGACGGCATCGGTTTTTTGCTACTGGATGATTCTGCGCGGATCATTCCCGCACGTGCTCACCACACTTAGGGCTACCCCTTACGGAGAGCGCGTGTTTATGAAGGTCCTCGCCCCAACTCATGTTCCGCCGCCGGGGCCGCAATGTTCAGCTGTAGACAGCCAAGATGTCCTCGGCGCGGGACTGGCGGTGCCGCTGCTCGGCAGTCCGATAAGTGCGCTTGCTTGTCCTCGGGGCCCAAAAACCTCGTTGTTGGAAGGCGTGGGCGAGCGCAAGCTGGATCTCAGTCGATACAGCAATGGCGTGGTGGAACTGCAGGTATCGCCACCGGCCGTTTCGCGCTTGGTGCTCAGTGGCGGCGGCGCCAAGGGTATCGCGTTTCCCGGGGTGGCCCAGGCGCTTGAGGATAAGCACGCGCTAGAGGGCGTCCAGGTGATTATCGGTTCGTCTGCGGGGGGGATTTCAGCTGCGCTGCTGGCCAGTGGCATGGGCGCCGAAGCGTTCGATACGTTATCGGACACTATTGAGCTGCCCAAGCTGTTGAACAGTAAAACCCCGGTTGTCGCCTGGCTGCAAAATGCCGGCTCGAGCCTCGGCAAAGTGCTGGGGCGCCTGCCGGGTCCGGTGGGCAGCTACTCGCAGTTGCTGCTGACCCTGCTGCCGCGCCTGCAGTCAGATGCCGCGCCCCTCGAAACCCTGGTGCGCACTGAATCGCGCCACGCCGTGCAGGCCCATATCGCCCGCCTTCCCGAAAACCGCCGTGCGGCTGAGATAGTCGCCATCGATGGCAGGCTGGCAGCAGGCGGCGCCACCACTTTCCGCGACCTGCAGGTGTTGAGTCGGCATATTCCGGCGATCAAGCAACTCAGTATCACCGGCACCGGGATGTTCGACGGACGGCCACAGTTGGTGGTGTTCAATGCAGACCTCACACCTGACATGGATATCGCCCATGCCGCTCATATCTCGGGCGCGCTGCCGATCCTGTTCAGCCCGCCGGTTGAACAAGGCCAGCCATTTCAGGCGGCGACCGAAAAAGTGGCCTTTCAAGACGGCGGCATGCTCCTCAATACACCGGTCACGGAGTTGTTCCAGCGATCTTTCGCCGAAAGCCGGTTGAACCGCACTGAACAGTTGATTATCAAGTTCGAGTCCGAAGTGCCGTTGAAACCGGTGGTGCGGGTCGGATTTGCCAGCAGCCTGACCGACTGCATCAGCGGCGTTCCCTGTACGGCGGCCAGCGAGCTGAAACGCGCCAGGCTGAAAGCCTTCGCTGACCAGATCGTGACGCTGCCGTTGAACGGTGAAAAGGGTGATTTTCGAGGCTGGCTCAATGGCACGGTCAATTTCACGATGCCCGGCGCGGTGAAAGACCATTTGCAAGAGCTCTCCCGCCGCGCCGTCGACACGCATTTGCAGGCGCGCGCCAGTGTGCGTGAACGGCATCTGTTCGAATCGCTGGACGCTGCGGTACTGGCCATGGATGACCACCTGTTGGCCCAAGCGTTGAATAGACTGGGGGACAGCGGGGCATGCACTGAAGTGCTGCGGTTCCGGCGCGACGCGTCGCTGGCGCTGCAGGCCGTGGAATCCGCCATCGTCCAAGCCAACGCGACACCACCGCTGCTGCTGACACCCGGGTTGGCGCGGGCGTTGCGTAATCTGGATGCGCTTGCCAGTTGTCCGGAACAGGTCGAATGGTTGGGTCAAAGGCTCAATACCGCGGATAACCGCAACTATCAGCAATTATTGCAATTCAGTGCTGTGCAACCGACGGCTGTGTCCCATGTCATGGCCAGCGCGGTGGCCGAAATGCGCAGACGCGACATCGCGGTGATTGCCGATAACTTCACGCGGGAGGTGATCTATCCGTCGCTGTTTCGCACCGGACAGCCGGATGGCAACATCGCCTTGCTGCGGCGCGCCGAGCATAACCTGGCGCGGGCCACCACGGCTTCTCAAGTCAATCAAGTGCTCGATGGCATCGCCGAGCACTACGTGGCCCGCAATCGGCCCTGGAAAAAAGTGCAGCACTCCACCACCGTGGAAATGGCCAAGGCCTGGCGCATGCGGGCTTGAGCAACGCTGCAGTGAACAGCGCCGGATCCAGTCTGTCGTAGCTACAGGCCTCCTCTGGATTCAGGAATATTATGGTCACCCAAACAGACGACAAGACCGCCGACCTCTCCGCTGAAGAACAGCAGGATGTGGACAAAAATCAGCCGCCTCGGGCGGCGGTTCTGCATGAAATCATTCGCACCCAGGGGGATCAGGAGCTGGAGCGCAGCGTTGCCGCGCTGTGGTGGTCGGCGCTGGCCGCTGGCCTGAGCATGGGCCTTTCACTGATGGCCATGGGTTTGCTCACCGCACGCCTGCCGGACGCGGAAACCTTCAAGGTCATCAGCAGCTTTGGTTACTGCGCAGGCTTTTTGGCGGTGATTCTGGCGCGCCAGCAATTGTTCACCGAAAACACCCTGACCGCGGTATTGCCGGTAATGAGCAAGCCGACGCTGGCCAACGCCGGACGACTGCTGCGGTTATGGACGGTGGTGCTGGTGGGTAACCTGTGCGGCACTTTGCTGGTGGCTTATGTGATTTTGCATTTGCCACTTTTCGATGCCAAGACCGACCTGGCTTTTCTGGATATCGGGCGCAAGGTCATGGAGAACGACAGCGGCCAGATGTTTGCCAAGGGCATTGTCTCCGGGTGGATGATTGCCACCATGGTGTGGATGATCCCGTCGATGGAAAGCGCGAAGTTCTGGATCATTATTCTGATCACCTACCTCATGGCGCTGGGTGACTTCACCCATATTGTCGTAGGTTCGGCGGAAGTCTCTTATCTGGTGTTCGCCGGCGAGTTGCCGTGGGAAGATTTCTGGCTGGTGTTTGCCGGTCCGACACTTGCCGGCAACATTATCGGTGGCAGCTTTATCTTCGCCCTGATCAGTCATGCGCAGGTTCGCAGTGAAAGCAGCGTACCCAAGCCAGCGGCGGAGCCACGGCAAGCGCAGCGGTCCAAGAAGGCGCCGTGAAGCGAGACGCAAGGCGCACATGCAGCGTGTTCCCTGCAAGTGAGCTAATGTCTCAGCTGCCGCACTGTGGGATGACTGAATGATCCGGGTAAGTTGTCAATTAGGTGATACCGGAAGAACCTTTCGGCCGGCCGCGCCTCATAGCCTGTGGGCGGGAACTGATCGGCATGTGCGTGATGAAGTTCTGAGCGTCGAATAAAACCAAAAAAGGAATGAGTGATGACAGTCGCTTTCTGGTGTGTGTTGATCGCAATTTTTCTGCCGTACGTGTGTACCGGCGTCGCCAAGTTCAGTGAGGGCAAGTTCGGGCCACGGCAAAACCATGATCCCCGAGCCTTCCTGGAAACGCTCGAGGGGTTTGCCAGGCGTGCCCACAGCGCGCAGCTCAACAGCTTTGAAGTGACCCCGGCGTTTGCCGCGGCCGTGATCATTGCGCACATGGCGGGCAACGCGGAACTGGTGACCATCAACGTGCTGGCGGTGCTGTTCATCACCAGTCGCTTGCTCTACATCATTTGCTACCTGGCGGATTGGGCAATATTGCGTTCGCTGGTGTGGTTTGTGGGCATGGCGCTGATTGCGAGTTTCTTTTTCGTATCGATGTAAGGTCTGGACGCGGTTCAGTCTGGGAGCGGCAAGTCACACCGCCGCTCCCGGATTTGCTCTTCAGCTTCCTGCAGGCGCATCCGGCACTTTGGGCAGCACCGCGCCTTTGGGCCACAGCATCCAGATCTGGCCTTGTTGTTTCATGTTTCCGGCCAGCTCACCCGCTGCATCGCCGGTGCCCCAGAACAGGTCGGCGCGGACCTCGCCGGTAATTGCGCCACCGGTATCCTGGGCCGCCACTGGCCTGACGATCGGCGCGCCGTCGGGGCGCGTGGTCGACAGCCATAGCAGGCTGCCCAGCGGAATCACCTTGCGATCCACCGCCACGCTGTAGCCCGCGGTCAGCGGCACGTTCAGCGAACCGCGCGGGCCTTCATTGCTGTCGGGCCGGGCGCTGAAAAACACGTAGCTGGGATTGCTCGCCAGCAGTTGCGGAATACGCTCGGGATGAGCCTTGGCCCAGGCGCTGATGGTGCCCATGGTTACGTCGGCTTTTTTCAGCTCGTCTTGTTCCACCAGCCAACGGCCGATAGGGCGATAGGGAAAGCCGTTCTGATCGCCATAGCCCACGCGCAGTTGACGACCGTCGGCCAGCTGGATGCGACCAGAGCCCTGGATTTGCAGGAATTGCAGATCCATCGGGTTGGTCAACCAGGCGATGGGCTTGGCACTGGAGCCTTGCTGGTTGATGGTACCGGCATCGTCATAGGGCTTTAGCACGCGTCCTTCCAGGCGTCCGCGCAGACGTTTGCCCTTGAGTTCCGGATAGATGCTCTCCAGGTTGACGATGATCAGGTCGTCAGGTACCCCGAACACGGGGACGTGAGCGGTTTCAGTCTCGGTCAGGCTGCCCGGATACACTGGCTCGTAGTAACCGGTGATCAAGCCATTCGGTGTATCGTCCCTCGAGCGCAGGCTGTAGACATCCAGTTGCTCCTTCAGGAACCGGCGAATATCGTTGGCGGTCGCTGGAACGTTGGTGGCCGCTGCGCAGGTGGCCCCCCAGATCGGGTCGTTCTTGAGCCGTTGACAGGCGCTGCGCCAGGATTCGAAACCAGCTTGCAGATCGCTGTCGGATACCGCCGGCAAGGCGTCCCATGGGGTGCTGACATAGGTCGCAATGGCGTGGGGCTTTTCGGCTTCTGGTTTTGGTTCCGGGGTGTTGCCGCCGTCGCAACCGGCGAGCAGCGCGATCATCGGAAGAGCCCACGCCAGGCGGCGGCTCCAGGGGTTCAGCGGGACATTCATGTATGCAATTCCTGAGATGATCACCCGAGTCAGTGGCGGCTCCGGCAATCCATATTATTAATAGGGCTATTGGTCTTTGAGGTCGGGACGGGGATACTGGCCGCCGTTTTCCGTGACTGAGCCACCATGACTTTTAAAAAACTGACGCTTGTACTGCTGGCCTGCCTGACCTTGTCTGCTTGCGGTGGGGTTGATCCCGATTCGCCGTTGGGCCAGCGCAAGGCGATTTTCAAGCAGATGCTCAAAACCAGTGAAGACCTGGGTGGCATGCTGCGTGGACGGGTGCCATTCGATGGGGCAAGATTTTCCGAGGGCGCGGTTGCGCTGGACAAACTGTCCCATGAGCCCTGGAAACATTTCCCGAAGGTGCGCGAAGAAGATCACACCAGCGCCACGGACGATGTCTGGCAAAAGCAGGCGCTTTTCCAGGAACTGGCGCGCAATCTTGAGACGGCCACCGCTGAGTTGGTGATCGTCAGTCAGGTGCAGCCGTACAAGGCCAGTAACCTGGGGCCGGCGGTGCAGAAAGTCGAAGATGCCTGCAGCGCCTGCCATAAACAGTTCCGCAATCACTGAGTCGGTCCGCACAAGAAGAGCGTCTGCGTCTTACTTGTCCAACTCGTTCAAGGCGTCCTGCAATTCCTTGCGGGACTCGGCGAGCTTGTCTTTACGCTTGTTGATCTTCTCGGAGTCACCCTTTTTCATGGCCTTGTCGAGGTCTGCCTGACGCTGGCTGACTTCGTGCTTGGCATCGAGGACCTTGTTTTCACGCTCCTTTTTCAGGGAGGCATCGGTGCAATGGGTGGTGACTTCGCTCAGGGCCTTTTCCAGGCCGGCTTGCTGCGCATCGTTGCCGTGGGCTTTTGCCTGCTCGATCTGAGTCGTGATGGCCTGGCGCTTGGCGGCACAGCCGGTCAGTTGCGATGCGGCTTCGTCGGCCAGCAGCGGTGTGCTCACGAAGGCGGCGGTCAAGAGGGCGAGCGGTGCAAGAAATTTCATAAAGACTCCAGGGTAAACAAGGTCGCTGTAAGGTGGGCAGGATGGTTTCTGCCGGCACCGGTTAATCTGGCTGATAGGGCGCTAGAAACCGTCTATCCCAATGGCACGTAATGTTTCGCCGATGGCCACGACCTGTGGGTCGTGGAAAAACGCGCTCAATTGTACTGCGCGTCCCGGGCCGATTCCCGCTTCGGTTTGCCAGGCTTGAGCATCCCGAGTGGTCAAGGCATTCCAGCCGCCTTCCAGGTTATTGCGAGCAGTGGGCGGAACACCCAGAGCACTCAACCATTGTGCGAACGGTCGCTGCCGGGCACTGCGCAAACTGGCAAGCAGGCGTTCACTGCTTCGATCACCGAGGCCGTCAATGTTAGCAAGCTCTGCCTCATCAAGGTTCAACCAATCGACCAAGCCATGGATTTGGCCGGCCTGGATCAGTGTGCTCCAGGTCTCGCGGCCAATATGCGAGAGGTCCAGCCCCTGATTGCTACTCAGCCAGGTCAAGCGCGCAAGTAGCTGCTCCTCGCAGCCCGGGGTCAATTGCCAGCAGCTTAGAGGGTGAAAGTCGCTCGCCACTGGCACCTCGACCTCGACCCGTGTGTGGCTGCGCAGGATGACGTGCTCAAACCTTGGGATCACTTGACCGGCGAGGCTGATGGAAACCTGATCACCGGGACGGATATCCAGCTCCTGCCAGTGTTTCAAGGAGCCGAGGCTGACTCGCCGGATCTGGCGGTCGTCCAGCAGCACCGGGTCCAACTCCAGGATTGGCGTTATACGGCCCGTGCGGCCGATGTTGAAATTCACTTTTTTTACCTGCGCCAGGGCTTTGGTAGCCGGGTACTTCCAGGCGGCGGACCAGTACGGCGCGCTGGCCTGCCAACGGTTGGCCGGTGCACGTTGGTTCTGGTGCAGCACGATGCCGTCTGTGGCGAAGGGCAGCGGATGGTTGTGCCAGAAAACGCGCCAGTTACGTGCGTCCTCGAGGTTGCCGATGGGTTGGCTATACCGCCGACTGTCGCTGAAGCCCCAGCGTGCCAGTGTGTCGAGTTGCTCCTTGAGGTCCGCCGGCCCTTGGGGCCAGGCCCAGACAAACAAGCCAATGCCGGCGGCGTCGACGTCGCTGAGGTGCTGGCGGTTCATCAGCCCGGACACTCTACTGCGGGCATTCATGCCACCGTGTGTGCCCTGGACGTGATTGTCCAGGCGCCAATAAAGCTCGCCCTGCAACAGCAGATCGATGGGCTCGGGCAGTTTTTGCACAATCCCCGGAATCTTGCGCGCCGAGGCGGACCAGTCCTGGCCAAACACGCCGTCGCCGCGACTGATGGCCTTGACCAGGTGACCAGCCCGGTAGATCAAGGTCACGGCCACGCCATCGACCTTGGGTTGGACCCACAGGCCGTCGCGCGCCCGGATCCAGTCCTCCACCGCCGACTGACTGGCGAGTTTCTCCAGGCCCGTGTGCGGGACCGGATGGCGCAAGCTCCCGCGAGAACTGGCCAGCGGATGGTCGGCGGGCGGAGTTTCCTGGGCAAAGCACTCGCGCCATTGGCCCAGGCGTTGGCGGGCCTGATCGTAAAGCTCGTCGCTGATCAATGAGCGGCCGAGCCGATGGTAGTGGTCATTCCAGAGGGTGATCTGGCGCTGCAGCGCCGTTATTTCGTCCTTGGCCTGCGCGGGTGGCCAGGCCGGGCATTCATCGCTCCAGGCGAGGGTGGGGCACAGCAAAAGCAGCAGATAGATCAACAGTCGCGAGGTCATCATGAGCATCCTTGCTCGGAAAGGGTGTCCAGCCTAAGGCAAGCGAGCGGGCATAAAAAAGCCCCGCGGGCGCGAGGCTTTTTACCGGGTGTGTCTGCTTACTGGAACAGGCCACCCGAGACGGGTGTCGGCCTTGGACAGGCCGACAACGATTACAGGCCGGCAG is from Pseudomonas mucidolens and encodes:
- a CDS encoding formate/nitrite transporter family protein; the protein is MVTQTDDKTADLSAEEQQDVDKNQPPRAAVLHEIIRTQGDQELERSVAALWWSALAAGLSMGLSLMAMGLLTARLPDAETFKVISSFGYCAGFLAVILARQQLFTENTLTAVLPVMSKPTLANAGRLLRLWTVVLVGNLCGTLLVAYVILHLPLFDAKTDLAFLDIGRKVMENDSGQMFAKGIVSGWMIATMVWMIPSMESAKFWIIILITYLMALGDFTHIVVGSAEVSYLVFAGELPWEDFWLVFAGPTLAGNIIGGSFIFALISHAQVRSESSVPKPAAEPRQAQRSKKAP
- a CDS encoding acyl-CoA thioesterase, encoding MNFHTRKWVKPEDLNPNGTLFGGSLLRWIDEEAAIYAIVQLGNQRVVTKYISEINFVSASRQGDIIELGITATEFGRTSITLTCEVRNKITRKSILTVEKMVFVNLGEDGLPAPHGRTEIKYVKDQFQDEALGQ
- a CDS encoding c-type cytochrome, translating into MTFKKLTLVLLACLTLSACGGVDPDSPLGQRKAIFKQMLKTSEDLGGMLRGRVPFDGARFSEGAVALDKLSHEPWKHFPKVREEDHTSATDDVWQKQALFQELARNLETATAELVIVSQVQPYKASNLGPAVQKVEDACSACHKQFRNH
- the ligB gene encoding NAD-dependent DNA ligase LigB; this encodes MMTSRLLIYLLLLLCPTLAWSDECPAWPPAQAKDEITALQRQITLWNDHYHRLGRSLISDELYDQARQRLGQWRECFAQETPPADHPLASSRGSLRHPVPHTGLEKLASQSAVEDWIRARDGLWVQPKVDGVAVTLIYRAGHLVKAISRGDGVFGQDWSASARKIPGIVQKLPEPIDLLLQGELYWRLDNHVQGTHGGMNARSRVSGLMNRQHLSDVDAAGIGLFVWAWPQGPADLKEQLDTLARWGFSDSRRYSQPIGNLEDARNWRVFWHNHPLPFATDGIVLHQNQRAPANRWQASAPYWSAAWKYPATKALAQVKKVNFNIGRTGRITPILELDPVLLDDRQIRRVSLGSLKHWQELDIRPGDQVSISLAGQVIPRFEHVILRSHTRVEVEVPVASDFHPLSCWQLTPGCEEQLLARLTWLSSNQGLDLSHIGRETWSTLIQAGQIHGLVDWLNLDEAELANIDGLGDRSSERLLASLRSARQRPFAQWLSALGVPPTARNNLEGGWNALTTRDAQAWQTEAGIGPGRAVQLSAFFHDPQVVAIGETLRAIGIDGF
- a CDS encoding MAPEG family protein, whose amino-acid sequence is MTVAFWCVLIAIFLPYVCTGVAKFSEGKFGPRQNHDPRAFLETLEGFARRAHSAQLNSFEVTPAFAAAVIIAHMAGNAELVTINVLAVLFITSRLLYIICYLADWAILRSLVWFVGMALIASFFFVSM
- a CDS encoding murein transglycosylase A, coding for MNVPLNPWSRRLAWALPMIALLAGCDGGNTPEPKPEAEKPHAIATYVSTPWDALPAVSDSDLQAGFESWRSACQRLKNDPIWGATCAAATNVPATANDIRRFLKEQLDVYSLRSRDDTPNGLITGYYEPVYPGSLTETETAHVPVFGVPDDLIIVNLESIYPELKGKRLRGRLEGRVLKPYDDAGTINQQGSSAKPIAWLTNPMDLQFLQIQGSGRIQLADGRQLRVGYGDQNGFPYRPIGRWLVEQDELKKADVTMGTISAWAKAHPERIPQLLASNPSYVFFSARPDSNEGPRGSLNVPLTAGYSVAVDRKVIPLGSLLWLSTTRPDGAPIVRPVAAQDTGGAITGEVRADLFWGTGDAAGELAGNMKQQGQIWMLWPKGAVLPKVPDAPAGS
- a CDS encoding patatin-like phospholipase family protein, producing the protein MEGVGERKLDLSRYSNGVVELQVSPPAVSRLVLSGGGAKGIAFPGVAQALEDKHALEGVQVIIGSSAGGISAALLASGMGAEAFDTLSDTIELPKLLNSKTPVVAWLQNAGSSLGKVLGRLPGPVGSYSQLLLTLLPRLQSDAAPLETLVRTESRHAVQAHIARLPENRRAAEIVAIDGRLAAGGATTFRDLQVLSRHIPAIKQLSITGTGMFDGRPQLVVFNADLTPDMDIAHAAHISGALPILFSPPVEQGQPFQAATEKVAFQDGGMLLNTPVTELFQRSFAESRLNRTEQLIIKFESEVPLKPVVRVGFASSLTDCISGVPCTAASELKRARLKAFADQIVTLPLNGEKGDFRGWLNGTVNFTMPGAVKDHLQELSRRAVDTHLQARASVRERHLFESLDAAVLAMDDHLLAQALNRLGDSGACTEVLRFRRDASLALQAVESAIVQANATPPLLLTPGLARALRNLDALASCPEQVEWLGQRLNTADNRNYQQLLQFSAVQPTAVSHVMASAVAEMRRRDIAVIADNFTREVIYPSLFRTGQPDGNIALLRRAEHNLARATTASQVNQVLDGIAEHYVARNRPWKKVQHSTTVEMAKAWRMRA
- a CDS encoding DUF1090 domain-containing protein, whose protein sequence is MKFLAPLALLTAAFVSTPLLADEAASQLTGCAAKRQAITTQIEQAKAHGNDAQQAGLEKALSEVTTHCTDASLKKERENKVLDAKHEVSQRQADLDKAMKKGDSEKINKRKDKLAESRKELQDALNELDK